The window ACGATAGTACAGGATTGACAAGCAATTTTCCCCATAATGATCAAAGCAAGCAATAGAAGGACATCCTGAAAGACAAATGCTAAGAGAAAGTACTAATTCGAGAGGTGATCTTATACATGCCGATTCTGAGTAAACCATCTGTTTGATAAGTTCTTACATCCAAAGATGGAAGCAAATACTCCTTCAACTTCCAAATTTATTGGCCAAAATTATGCTTCTAAAACATCATAATTTGCACCATGGTCCCATAAACATCCTTGCAATAACCTACAAAGAGATCATTTTTTACTTGTACTTGCTAGTCACAAGGCATAAGCCTAGTTGGTTACTTTCATCGTTTATGCTTCTGATTAGAGTGGTTTGGTGCACTCATGGTTCAAACAGCAGCACAAAATATTCCCATCTCCATACATTGAGAAAAGAAATCCTCCACAAAATTGCTCCATATGAAATTGTGCATCTTTAATTTCAATCGTCCCAGAGTTCTAAGACAAAGAGGACAGCACTTAACATGGCAGTCCCAGAGAAGGAAAAGATGCAGGGAACTAATCCTACTAATAAAACAGTGGCAATAGTATAGTTGCACAAACTGTATTTTTAAAATCACGAGAACAACTTCTTTTTCTGCTTATTTCTCAAAAGACGGAAGATCAGCTCCCTAGAAGCAAACATGAGCAATTAAAACTAATCCCCATGGCGCAGATACAACCTTAGCAGATGCCATGAGAAATTGTGACAAGAAGGCACCTAAAGAAAGGAATGTTTTCCTATTTACCGAATATCTCTTCAGATATTGCTAAGAAGACTGCGGGTTTTGGAGGCTGTCTTCAGATATTGCTAAGAAAACTACAAGTTTTTGGAGATTCTCACCTTAATGACAGGAAGAACTTCCAAACAGAAAGGTGGAAAAATTTGTAAGTTCTCTGTTAAATTCAGCAAACTAATTAATGGGAAGATTTTCAAACCAGAAATAGGTCAACCATAAGATAGTTTCACTTCACCTATGAAAACAGAGCTTGTAAGCATCCTCCCCTGAACAAAAGTAGTAAAGAAAATTATACCAGATAATTGAGTAACAAGAATAGTTTTCGCTACATGGAAAAAGCaaacagaaaaggaaaaccaaaaGAAACCCTTTTTTTCGTGAATTGAAAGCTCATGCCTCCTCAGAACTGCTTTAAATTCCTTGATTGTATCCCTCAaagagaacgaatgtatccccCAAGGTCTCTTTCAATGTCTCAAAAGACGAATCTTAGAACCTCAActattgttttttgtttttttaaccttttttccCAATAAAGTACAAAAGTAAAAGCAATTGCCTGGTAAGACAAAACCCTCTGTTTACTGTTCTCTTGTCATTGTCCCActgggaaaaataaaatttcaccaGCCCTTCTCTTCCTCGCcataaaaaaatacaaatatttTGGGTTACTATTGCTTCGTCAGacagaaaaaagggaaaaattttgtattttgcaAGAGATATCAGCACGCCagatttaaaaaaagaaaaaggctaaTGAGTTATTGCCGTAAAACATTACTACCTTTCTCTGGGTTCAAAATCCAAATTGTTTTCTCCAAATGAAGCCTCTACACCCAAATCAAAGTCCAGCCCTACTTGCTCAGCTACTGTGCTTACGAAGAAGCAACCCTCTTGCAGGTTTTTGGTTCGGGTAACGGGGTCCGACCCGAGGGAGCCCGAATGGGCAGAATTGGTGACTCTGAGCCTGGAATTGGAGGTAGAGCCAGGTCGGGGTTGGGATTGTGTTGGGGAAGCGTCCTTTGGAGGAGAAATGAGTTGTCTGTGGGGTTGGGGCCTTAAAAGCGAGGGTTTTTCGAGTCGGCGAGAACGGAGCTGAAGGTAACAGGAGGAGTCAGGGAAGTTAGAGGAGGGTGAGGGTGGAGTGGCGGAGGAGGAGGATTGAAGGCGTTGGAGAGCTAAGGTTTTGGCACGGGTGCGGACGCCAAGGGTGGACTGGGAGACCTCCATGACCGCCACGTCGGCTGTGATTTTAGCTTTTCTCATATACTTGcccatttcttctttttttgcctTCTTCTGGTATGGAGAAGGAGGAGGAGCTACTGAGGTTGCATACGGGAATGGAACTTGAACTTGCTAGAGGAAAGGGacgagaagaagaagaagaggcgGAGGcggatttttgtttttgaggaAAAGGGAGGAGGGTACGGAGCAAAAGGAGTGAGTAGCGAGTGAGGGACCCGAGTGCGAGAGAGGAGGGAAATCCAAAAGAGTGGGTTTGATTTGTAAAATGGAGGTCGGGGTAGCCGGTAGCCGGTATGTTTGATTGAGGCAGAATTTAGGGTTGGCCGTTCACTGGGAGGAACAAAATAGCCAACACTCTTCTATCTCTAGCTTCCCCGGGTCCCGTTACCGCTAAAAACTCCAAAATTTGTCTTCATTTCTACCTtttcttctaaaaaaaaattaaaataataaaatccaAAGAGAAAGGCTAgcatgtttgtttggattgcttcatattttcccaattttatttgcttacatcatctttacaattttcaatacactttTTTACCTtcccaatatctttttatctcacgtacatcacatcacaaaaagtgttacagtaaaaatatctcaaataatcccaaataacttacaatccaaacggacctgattttgaatttttgcatAGGGCTTTTTCATtcctcaaaaagaaaaataaaaaaattaatttactaACAGGTAACAAACTTCAACGTATGATTGGTGGGGTGATGCTTTTGTATGACCAAAAGTGATGTATATAGTGTAATGGTATACTACTCTactttttatattatataaaatgCATGGTCGAGGTCCAGCTGAAGAAATGCCAACCAGTTTCAGTGAAGATGATGAGACAGCAGACAAAATCTAGACAGCAACTTATTCTGTGGaatcttttttccatttttcatacaattgctgCAACTTGGGTGGACAAGCGCACAGAAAAAGGATAGGAGCAACACCAAAACAGGCAACTCTTccggaaggaaagaaagaaagaaagaaatagtagtactactactactactatcaTCAGGAGCTAACAGTAGTTACATTCATCTGCCAATTCTGCTACCCAACTGTCAGTCATGATTCATTAGCTACTTTATGTTACACATCTCTAAATTATACATCTACGCTGCTCTTTTATATCTTATCTGAAACTACGGTTGATCTAACTGCAGTAAATCAGCTTGTTCATATCTATGGATCATTATATCATGGGATCTATTGAGAAACTGCGAGCGAAGACAGGCATCCTGCTTAGCGGTTCACTCTCACCCATTCGTAGCGTCCAGGGAGAGGCACATCGTTGATGACATCAAAATTATACCTGCAAAGAGGCAACATGAGTAAAACTGTGGTGTGCGACGATTAAAGCGTACAAACACCTGATCGCATCTAACTAATTGTATAGCAGTAGAGCGCAGAATAATACTTCTCAATGAACCAACGCTGCTGTTGCTGCTCAGCTCGGGTAAAAAATTCTTCCATCTCCGACGCCGAAGGAATATTTTCAAGAAATGCACTTCGACTTATTTGATTTACAGTCCTCCGCCTTGTAGAAGATCCAGGGGTTGCAGCATCCACATCCCTTATCAAGCTACACGGTGTACTTTCCCTAGTGCTCCTGCTAAAACAAATTGTATCAATTAAAGACTACCCGGCGCAGACATCAAAGGTACAATACCAAAAGAcaccaaagaagaaaaaaaggaaggaaaaacatTATACGCCATTATAGTCGTTGTACTAATACCAAAAGCATTCCAGTACATTCTGCAACCACAGGCCAGAGGTACTAGTGTAaataaatcttttttattatagCTTCTTCCACTAAAAGATGAAAGCAAATTGTTGCAAGAACCCTTGATAATCATTGTGAATGAAAGTTCTGTATATACACAAGTTATTCTAACCAAAACAAAACCTTAATTTGGTTACAGAGAGATTGCAATCACTTCAATTAGCGAATcacaaaattaccattttacCTGCACTTGCTACTGATATCCGTATTTCATATGTtctattttatttccttcggaaTCTTTGACTGGTTGATAAGTAGTAATCATTTTACCAGAAAACCACCTTGCTAGAAACAATTGACCACTGGCCAATCTAAAAAGTAAAAACCACCATCTAAAACTAATCCCCAATATCCAGAAGCCACATCAATGGACGGTATAATACTCTATCCGTGAAGGAGGGCACGAAAAAAGGAATGGACTTGTTCCTCTTAAATTGTTACTCTAAAGCAAAGCTGGTAGTCTGGGAGTTGAATTTCTGGTGCAGTAATTGTTAAGAGAGAACAAAGATTCTAGAATCATGTTCAATTATGTTTCTCCTTTCACACCCAAAAACCAAAATACTGTATGGAttcaagttgaaattttgtaaataaatgCTGCCAAATATCCTCCAAGGGTAACAAACACCCCAGCACATTATGTTTTGGGCATGCAAAATAGGGACACTATACAACAAGAAGAACAGAAAGTTAAAAAGAAACACACATAGGCccccaaaaaaattttctctGCGTTTTCTTTGtcccttttatttcttttgcaaaaagaaaaggcaaatgaAAGAACAAGtgccaaaaaaagaaaaccgaAAGAAGCCCTTTTATCCGAGGTGAAAGCGAAAGTCTGCTCAAAGGCCTCTTTTAATAGAGCAAAACAGACAAATCTTTAAGCCCATAAATTTCCCCTTTTTTGCCCAATAAATTACAGATGATAAAAAAGTAAATGTATGCTGGACCATCTCCTTTCTTCACTATTCCCGTTTCCTTGTCCCACCCCTATGTCTGCAAGGCGCAAGCAAAAACAATTCATCACCTTTTTTCCTCACCACCCCCCTGGGgggaaaaaaccccaaaaaaatcTTTTTCCACTAATTATTCAacaaaatggaaaacaaaaccTACATTCATGCCATATATCAACATgcaaaacgaaaaggaaaagggaaaaaaaaaaaaaaaaagctaacgaattttttttgttttaaaaaagggcaaaaaaataCCTTTCCCTGGGCTCAGAGTCCAAATTATTTTCTCCAAAagagacctcaacacccaaatcaaATTCCTGCGCTATTTGCTCGGCGACTCGGTTTTCAAGACAGGGCTCTTCTTTCTTGGGCGGAGTAACTGAGCCAGAATTGACAGAATCGTTCAACTTGGACCTAGCGTTTGGTTTTGCTTGCGATTCTGGGTGGCAAGTCTCTTTTCTAGAAGGGGGTTTTTGTTGAAATTGTGGCTTTAAAGGAGAGGGCTTTTCGAGCCGCCGTGACCGGAGTTGAAGGTAGCAAGACGAGTCGGAGACGCCGGACAGAGTCGGAGCGGTAGCGGTGGAGGAGGGGGAGGATTGCAGGCGTTGAAGGGCTAAGGTTTTGGCACGAGTACGGACACCAAGAGTGGACTGAGAGAATTCCATTACCGCAACGTCCGCTGAGATTTTAGCCTTCCTCATATACTTCCCCATCTTTCTTGCTCCTTTTTCTTTGGCAGCCTGTTTATACGAAATTACTCAAATTTCATGCGAgaatttcgaaaaaaaaaaaaaaaaaggggaaaaaaacccAGAAGATGTTcggaagaggaagaaaaggagGGAGGTGGGGTGGGCTGCAGTGCGGGTGGGGCTGGGGTGGAGAGTGATGGCCAGAGGGCAGAGACCAGAGAGAGAGGGAAACCAGAAAGGGGGACAAACTGGTGGGGTGTTTACTCCTACTACCCCTGACTTTGTAGTTTGTGTACAATGGGACACAATGAACGGTGTTCACGCTGCCCCGTCCcgttatttgttttcttttctttttctttttatttttggtacaATGAAATAAATGGACGGTGATAGCTaacttctatatatatatatatatattttattaattcCTCTAATTTCTTCGATGTTTGTTTCTAAAGCCAATAAGGGAAggaaataaaaagtaaaaaatccATTTCATCCTTTTGCTCAAAGTTTTGGTTTGTAATGTGACAATTCAACTGCATCTTCGGGAAAATAATCGTGCAGAAAGGGTAAAtgttcaatttcattttaattttttttttaaaaaaaacctcAAATGGCTCGTTCAGCGGTATAAATttgttgtgtttatgtgatagaTGTACACAAAATCACAAATACTAATAACATGGCACCTATTGCCAAATTGGTTTGACTTCAATCTAAGGATGagtttaataaaattaaaatttgaaatatgaaattaATCTGAATTCGCTAAGTGACTAAATTGGTAAGTATTAAATCAGATACAtaagtaataagtgaatagtttattttttttttttttttaaaacaagttTTGCTTAGGAAGTgccatttaatttatttaactatactaatatttttttatcatcAAATATGTCTGAATATTTTAAATCTGAACCCATTAAAAAGAAGTGTTGGATTGAGTATAACGAAGCAAAATCTGGTTTGTAATCTTTTACCTCCTAGCTTGAGTATACTATGTCAATATTTCAAACCATGTTTTTTTAGATGTAAAATCTCTGGTTTTGTAAAATTGGTAGTTTTTATTGTAACATACAACTTACGCACTAGTACAATAAAATGTATATAATAACATAACAAATAAATATTAATGCAATGATATATAAAAACACGATAATATATTCTGTCACTCTGTAAATATGGCGTCTCACAACCAATCGcattcatcaaaattttgacaaaatgcAGTTGTACTATGAATTGCATCGTGCAGTTATTCTGACAAATGCATAAGTACTCTATAATCAAAAATAATTGCTGCGGCAATAGTTTGTAAGAAAAAATATACTAAAAAGCTGTCAGAACTGGAAAATCCCTCTAATGCTATACAAAAGTTATGAGAATAATCTCTCATTAATTCGAATGCTCTCTAGGATCCTCTACATATGGAGGGGAAATTTTCGTGCAGgattgtattttaaaaaaaataataatttttagagTCGAATTATAGCTAGGGTAACTTGGTAATTGCCTAATTGGGACTTTGATTGGATTTGTGATTTACATTATTGTAACGATCGAAGAATATGTGAAAGATTTGTGCTTTATTCATTTACAGAGACTCTTaataaaaatagagaaaatttaatagtgtgtttggatagtaaattattcgagataattttgtgaaaaaatactACTATAGTACTTTTTTGATGTtatgtatataaaataaaaaaaataattaaaaatatatattaatgatATAAGCAAGTCAGAATatgtaaataaaatgaaaatagaCGCGTAATCCAAATAAGATCGTATGATGAAAGGTGGTTGGCGCTTTAAtctaatataataaaataataataacacaaacACAAATTCAATCAGCGCCAAATCGTGTGGGGGCCTCCACTAGATGCTTGTATCTTAATCAAGTTCTCATTAATTGTAAATAAGTATACTTAGATTTAATGATTTACTGTGGGATGATAACTCAATCACC is drawn from Coffea arabica cultivar ET-39 chromosome 1c, Coffea Arabica ET-39 HiFi, whole genome shotgun sequence and contains these coding sequences:
- the LOC140004215 gene encoding cyclin-dependent kinase inhibitor 3-like isoform X1, producing MGKYMRKAKITADVAVMEVSQSTLGVRTRAKTLALQRLQSSSSATPPSPSSNFPDSSCYLQLRSRRLEKPSLLRPQPHRQLISPPKDASPTQSQPRPGSTSNSRLRVTNSAHSGSLGSDPVTRTKNLQEGCFFVSTVAEQVGLDFDLGVEASFGENNLDFEPRESRSTRESTPCSLIRGVDVATPGSSTRQKTANAVNRRSAILDNVPSASEIEEFFASADQCQRRQFIEKYNFDVVNDFPLPGRYEWVKVSR
- the LOC113713971 gene encoding cyclin-dependent kinase inhibitor 3, which gives rise to MGKYMRKAKISADVAVMEFSQSTLGVRTRAKTLALQRLQSSPSSTATAPTLSGVSDSSCYLQLRSRRLEKPSPLKPQFQQKPPSRKETCHPESQAKPNARSKLNDSVNSGSVTPPKKEEPCLENRVAEQIAQEFDLGVEVSFGENNLDSEPRERSTRESTPCSLIRDVDAATPGSSTRRRTVNQISRSAFLENIPSASEMEEFFTRAEQQQQRWFIEKYNFDVINDVPLPGRYEWVRVNR
- the LOC140004215 gene encoding cyclin-dependent kinase inhibitor 3-like isoform X2; the protein is MGKYMRKAKITADVAVMEVSQSTLGVRTRAKTLALQRLQSSSSATPPSPSSNFPDSSCYLQLRSRRLEKPSLLRPQPHRQLISPPKDASPTQSQPRPGSTSNSRLRVTNSAHSGSLGSDPVTRTKNLQEGCFFVSTVAEQVGLDFDLGVEASFGENNLDFEPRERSTRESTPCSLIRGVDVATPGSSTRQKTANAVNRRSAILDNVPSASEIEEFFASADQCQRRQFIEKYNFDVVNDFPLPGRYEWVKVSR